The genomic region CTAaaaacaaaaggaaaaaaagttaagtagacatataaatattaatcatAACAtgcataatattattacataaacagaaaaaggaaaaccataaaataaaaacctcatttaataaataaacaattaatatattttatatataactaactttattttaatttcttattattagttgtttttttttgcaattacatagaattaaatatttaacaaattatgcacacattttaacatttttacttttatctGCTAGATATGATGTAAAGCATTGTAATAAggataattataatttactatAAGGAATATCGATTTTACTGCcgattaaaatttaaatgggAACAATACTATCCattgtttaataatttataaataagatCTTCTAGAGCATCgctctttaattttttgctcCCTTAATATCCTTTTATTTGTACATCATCTaagtaaacaaatatatatataaaaaaaacatatacgAAACTATTTTGGAACTATACAGTTTTCACTAAAGTGtattataatagtaacaTAGGGTATTTAAACTTgtatgtttaatttttatttattttatacaaaaggaaaaatatataaaatatttctattaataCAGTATCAATTAACatggaaatatataagagaacagaaaaattgaaaggtaattatattttacttgaTATTTCATGGATAATTTCGCTTTTGTAGTCTCCATGTAAGTCGTACACATAGTTATACATATGATATTTTAGATATGAAGACTCCCatttttcatcatataaaattttccatTACAGCTGTAATTTTTGAATTAGAAAATTCATAATTTGTTCAcactttaattattttacaaaactTTATTTGGTCCTGgattattacaaatatatgaagttatgatatcaattttatatgagacattttttatcatacctaacacaatattaaaaataataaaacaataaatatatattattgtaattataacACATTAATGTGATATTGATTTACCTATATCAGAAAAACAAACACAAATAGTTTCATAATAAGCGGGAatttagtattatttttcataagaatttctttatagtaaaaataaattcaatataGCCAAAATATTTCAGCATATAATTGACATGtccaataaatataaagacaAAATTAAGTTcgttacatttttttaatcatcttttttaattttactctAATGATCTGTTatactgtatatatatttatataaattattaacagCATAGTGAGGTATATGACTAAAAAAGgtatgaatattataaagtaatattcccttactaatttatttatgcaatacaaaaatgaaatattaagagaaataatctataaaaattattaacacaGCTCACCAACAAATTCAATGCATTGATAATagtttattctttattaaaaaataattaaattaataaaactatcactttcatttatatcataGTAATATggaatttaaataaaaaaagtccTATTacaaatcaaaaaaatatttttaaaatttgaaatgTATAGCATTTAactttttgttatatatatataaatatagaaacatttaatttgttaattGATTGAAGTTTATTCGTTTTAGTTTAATAGTGAATTGGttgtacatttaaaaatatatatatgctaataatataaagaacaataaaaatatccaCCATAAACTCTAAAACTAGAATCCTATTTAAAACggatattatttatattacaacttcataattataaagtacaaataaaataaaacatctATTAAAaggttttttttaattaaatattattcattattttcttatcaTATATCTTATGTTGTagaataaacataaatattatttatatgcttaaaaagatatatattgataCAGCAAAATACTATTAATCCGTTTAATGATTTATTAACCAggaaatatatgtttttaattttataagaatagtacatttttttatttattcagcaaatacttatttaaaactaagaaagaataaaaaataattaaaacacttttttataataatagacATATATTGACACATGATAtcaacaaaattatataaatcctcttttacttaataattttaatgaatatacaaatatttcattaaaatgaTCCTtttgaatacatatatatatatatatatatatatagaataatattttataaaaataagaaaatagttttaatacatatcgaatgatattaaaatagTCAAACTaacaaaaaatgttaaattttatatttgtattattgtTCATTATAAGGCCACGAATATACTGGTGTATTTATGAGATCAAAGAAATTacaagtatattttatatttgtgtatatttcTTAGGAAAATGtagatattaatttttataaaaatactacATTACTTAAAGGAGGATATGACGTATTgtttatttcaatttttgtatatattgaCTTTATGTACATTACAATTTTTCGGCTCAGATAAATCATTGTTGATAGGACTATAAGCGCTAATATCAAAAATCCCCAAGTTGATgggtttaaaaaatattttaaacataatttaaattcaGAATTTTCCATGCTGAGTACAgattttaaaacaaatagtAGTATTCCAGTTAATACGatgaatatagaaaatatgcATATCATACCTACTTTAAGTTTTAAATCATTTCTTAAAAACTTAAAATCTGATTTCGTAGTATCTCTaaccttatttttataatatattttgtctaaatttttttttttaagataaGACTTTTCTTGGTTCGGTACAAAATAGTTACTTGTTCTAGCTTGTTTACAGACTTCTGTGTTATTTAATGAACATTCATtgataattttacttttcccTCTGGAtacttttttacaattagatataatttttttttcgtattctACAATATTTGGAATATCTTcttttatacatacaatacTTGAATACTTTCCTTGATTACGCTTTGCTAGTAATCGATAAGTTCTTGTGTTTaaatctatatctatatggTTCTTCTCattcaaaaatttataatagaTACTctagaaaaaacaaaaattcaCAAGCCTTAAGAGtataaacaattttattCTAAAAAAGAGTATTAAAATAcacaatgaaaaatataaataatgcatATACCTTTATGAATAATACCATACCTTATCATTgtagaaattaaaaatccATATTAAAAGGAACACAGTAAAtactttaatataaaaaccaaagttatttttttctcccaTGACATagattattaatataatattatattcagTAAGGaagagaataataatattataatatatttttaattataaaaaatagagtatatattatatcaattttatattattatcttttattttttgcaaaaatgtataattaaaatatttacaattaaaatgaaatttacaACATACtcaaagtaatataaatttaaaattttattttatatattttaatactatttttaaaaaagcaaaaattcAGTGAAATACCACAGTTCGCATTAATTCTTAAATATTAAGCATATATAATtgcattatataatataatttagtaattaaataatttttcaattacttccttcaaaataaaattaaaaaaaaaaatttttttccttattaaataaaaataattaagtttatatttaatatagaaTATCGAGaataattacttttataaatgCTGATTGCATCTTAATTATTcgaatattacaaatattatattttgaaaaaatgataaatactGTTAAATGATAATTTCATAGTAATATgatagtataataataaatgaaaaaaaaatttttacataacatcatgctatataaattataaaactttaaatatatattaactaatatatatttaaaaaatataatttatgagataatacaatattatttgataaatatataatttaacgtaaaataaaaatatattttttatttcatgtaCCATAACACCTAAAATATTTagttttttaataaactataatttttatcattttttttaaatgacgtattttaaaattaattcactttattttttgtatttttttattattaagatatgtgtttaaaataattattaataaatttaaaaagtagataaaaaataaagctcCTACAAGTTTCacgtataaaattatatttaatataaaggtatataaaatgaaaaaattttacttatatgaataatacatatagatTACagtataaagataaaaaaacataaaagaatAACTTTATGTTTActacaatatataatttattaatttttatttttttatttgtaaagttataaattatttattatttatttttttacatatacataatgttAGGACATAATTTAAAGGTTACAAACATTTAgtaaacataattatataaatgtatagtgatttatttaaaaacgttttagcataaaaatatattgctcCCAAGTATTTCTGTTTTTTATGCAtgatattttctttttaagcCTCAGAAacctaatataaatatatgatatgcacaaaaattattttggacaagaaaaataaaaatgtatacaattgttttaataagaatatatcaTTCTTCCAAgaagtaattaaaaaattataaaaaaataatacagttaaacttaaaataatatttctgaatttacaaaaataactTAATTTACCGaaattaacattatttttcttttataggtttaaattatttatacatttttcgttataatttataatattcttattcAATAATCCTTGCTTGgtcttattattttgtattttcatttattaattcatacCTAATTTTTGATACAAAATATATCTCTACTCatctaaaaatttatattaatttctatataacttataaaataaattacaaaacaTTAAAGGCTGTATTTAATAACTATAATTGAATTAATTCAAATTCTCAATAATTATTAggagtatttatttttattaaaatttttatcattttcccatatacttaataaaaatattcacagaatatttgttcaatttttaaataataaaaatacatatattttttggttattaaattattttatcataaatatataattattatattatagaaTTATATCACAGTTCCAAATGCATAATGAAAGAAAGgtaaatacatatacccTCATATTTATTGGAATGtcatagtaatatataaaattaacaattatttatttaaatgttcTATTGTAAGTTAaactaaataataaatagtgCTCATTTCTTATAAATGATAGCCTCTAAACTGCACTAAATATTCAGTATGtcaacatttattatatatataaaaatattacctttatcttatattattacattttagaaattatcattattaatatgaaaatataactaattttaaatataatctACATAAtgattgaaaattttttgaattatattaatttgtcACTTAATTTTCTTAgagatatattaaatttaaaaatacatatttatttcaatGTGTCGCAATGAAAAATTACTTTCTTACAGATACGCAATACAGtattaattattcattattatcaaaaaGTAAAGAGAATaatttctatataatatatcttaataTGTAGTTAAATTAAATCTTtgaattacataaaaaaagaacacTACATGTAactctatatttttattaattttcagtatactatatacttaaataatttatgcaTTGTAGATTTGATAATACAAATAGGAGCAATAATAGCATAATAATCGGTTTTACATCTTCACttaattgtaatttttttgattttttaagCTAGAAACAAATTACAAATAACccataataaaaagtatattatttttttatatatttataatttcacgTTTACaaaatctaaaaaaaaaataaatatatgtttaaatgaGTTTTGTAATTAGTACGTTTAATAACGtatttcacaaaaaaatattttattgaataaatattatgttcttttatagatagaaaatatgtatatacatcaCAAAGCAACAAAACATTATCTTGTCtttacattaaataaaaaaatatacatttattgttaactaaaaattaacaactaatttttctaataaccttgaaaaataatcattttataCTAGTatgttgtaaaaaaaaaaaaatattcatattttatttcaagtataaataataacttcttattcaaattatatgaattattttattatctatTCGTTTTAAgcaaaaaacatatattttttgagataatttaattaaattcaaaatgtatatattaaaccaTAATATCTATTCACCTTGAAACTGCACAttctaatataaattaaagaacgtttatatactaaaatttacaaaaaattaaaaatacatttatttagcgtagtataacaaaaaatCCACTCTATATGTATGTGAAGTTATCAGATAGAAGCTATTATATGTACTTTTGTTAAGtgtataagtaaatatattacagatAAAACTTATTAACAAAGACATACTTACACAAAGAAATGTATTTCGTACTATATATTTACCGTTTCCtgaattttactttttcatattttttaactttctTATGGTAGTAAAGGATaattaatatgaatatgaaacctaatataaagaagggtatgacatataatataaagtcaaataatttcattaatacAAAATCTCCATATTGATTCACATTAATCGTAGTTTTAGTTTTCTTTGTCCATTCTAAATAGGTATACAAAGAACTAAGTGCAGACTTCAATTCAGTCAATTTATCCAACCctaataaatcaaaaaaccACGCACTATTTTCCGTACTCAATGAACAATCTAATATTGGTACGATAGATAAcaacaagaaaaatattaaaggcAAAGCAATTCGTAATCCGCATTTTTTACtcattatttttctgtaaacCTTATTGCTAATtgtcttgttttttttaagataatCCAAAAAATCAAGTTccttgaatatttttttttctaaataagaATACCTTTTTGTTTCATATATACaggatttatttttcatatcttGTTGGCTATCACTTgcattatataatgaactTCCATTTgcttgttttattttttctgagttttttttttcattattaaatatatatttttttttgctcatTTCATCATTTGATAAGTCTATTCTTAATTTTACAGTACATGAATCCTTATTCTGTTCATATTTCGCCAGTAAACGATAAGTTCCTTGAAGTAACATTATTTGACATTTGTAGTTTTCATCTAAATATCTATTAAACTCACTATactgaaacaaaaaaattttattgttttatcaAATAAACAATTTCACCTTAGAAAACAATactgataaaaataaaaccagagaaaaataaataataaaaatatccataagtaatattatcatacctTATTTACATGAAAATGACATATCCAAGTTAAAAGGACAATTGAAGCAATTTTAATAAGTAACAGTACCTTAATTTTTTGCTCCATGTTATAGATCTTCAATACCGTAATATGCAAGAATTAATAtagttaattataatattattatataataatgattaaaaatacaattatttatatgtatttatattttatctttttttgtaaaaccATAGTAAAACGTATGTAACTTTATTAATTATCTACaacaaaaacaaacaaaGGAATGaactttaattaaaatattataaattgaaatcactaataattattaaaattatataaattacttatttaatataataaagaaaataaaaaaaatttttaataattcatttcgaaataaaataatatttatataattacttaatatttcgacatttattatatacaaaatatagattgtagagaatatagataatatatttctctGTACACTAAAAGCAGAATTACCGATTCCAACTatgttttcttattaaattttattatttataaacaatatatttttgtataaatacTTATACCTATAAAAGCATTTActataataagaatatattagtagtaatcataagtaaaaaaaataatttgtacaacttattatattatgttatttgtagtactgtattttatattttataaaattatatatgttcttatggtttattatatatttaaaaagtgaaATTTATAACAATCTAATCTACTGAAAAAATACGTATTTGAAGATAAGTGAAGTGTATGCTTCTATTTCTATAATacaatttttgaattttatattatttaataaaatataatttgtactaatattcttaaatacaaaatttgcAAACTTTTcgaactatttttattttatgtttttaatatatatataaatttaaaaattacataataaaaaaaagaaaacaaatataaataaaatatagcgtaattcttatataaaaagtactGACATAGGAATTTTCATGGTAGAATAAGTTAgctttataattaattcaagaggaaaagtatatttatttttttaatcaatataattttttattgttatttaagttatttttataagaatgaataaatttcAAATATTGCATAAGATAAGAAGTGTAATGAGAAATGTTAATAGAGCttctaatttaaatatagacctttataaattataatattgataatattcacttaataatttatatttaaagtagaaatgtattattatttatttataatttcatacttcaactataaaaacaaaactaAAAATCTATTAAAGTATTCctttataaaattagttaagaaatatataattcctacaatataatttttataaaaataatttaaacgaGTACTTacaatcataaaaaaaaaacttttgttaaaaacttaaattatttcaaaacATGAAGGAAGTTATATTGATTTTATGCATTAAATTATACTATGACatacttattataaaaagaatataaattaaacaacTACACATATAATTTCTTCATGTAAAactcatatttttatgcataaTATTGAGAATCGtgaatttaatatttttatgaattaggaacaatgtattatatatatatgttaagtTAACATACACGATTAttcaaaagaataaattaaaacacaagaataaatatggaaatatacgagattttaaaaatattatataaatatttcttttattatgtgtattaatatttatctgTACATTATCTATGTtccataaaaagaaatttataattataaaaaaattaatttttattaagcacttaattttattaggcataaagtaaaatttcatttgttacataaaacataatatcgctcaaaacaatatattaattataggTAGACTTTAATTCCATTTTCTCCTACTTCTACAGTATagcttaaaaattttactaatacatatataatcattaaaataattaatcaATTATCTAGCAATAATACAGTTGTATTACCTattcaaaattaaatagATATCTGAATACTTCTATCccctatatgtatataaatttcttcatagaataaaaaaagatgtaataaaaatataataaaaaacctATTCTTGTACAGTAAACGCTAAAGTTATTCTCATATATGCTGAAACGTATAAACGTTTACTCTTGGATCAGGATATCtcctatatttatttatagaaCTAAATCCCCTATGTAATagttttttaaacaaattatatattgcaTAAAATGGTTTACATATAAGacatgaatattttttgtctAACAATTTTTCACCAGATTTTGAAGTATCTTTATCCAAAGATTCATATTTTCTATCGTATTCAGATGCACAAACTTCATCTTCGTCTTCTGAACAATCATCTTCACTTTcacataatttaaattttaatcccatattttcatttccaTCTCATTTTCTGAAAATAATCTGCCTTTTCTTGAATACagacaattatttttacttattttataaatatttatgaaaaatatactacaaagagaaaatgttttaattacatacaatgaaataaattcttATGTGAAtagataaattattatatatatatataataagatgCAGTAAAGTATATAAAGAAGATTTTCTTAgtcattataattttctccATGCATTAGTATAAGGAGATGTCCAAATAAttagaacaaatatattaattttaattaaaacaaaatattttttatttcattcatgccaattattttatgttataatatcttttagtagattaataaataaactgATACACAGAACGTATTGTTAAAACTGAACGGTTACATacattattatgttatttttttttccttttaaaaaattacgaaGTTTCTTAGacatattacaaatataataaatacaaaaataaaagcaaaatttaaatatattttagtaaatatttccaataattttttatttataaaaaaagtatcattaattaaaataatatttggtagatatttttttttgttaaataaatgctcataatatatatatcttttatttacCTAAGAgaacaattaaaaattttgttaataattcgtttcaaaaataatataaaattacctctctgatatttaaaattttaatttttcattctatataaaaacaaaaaatacatatatatatatatatatattgaacgAAAAGTAacattaacatatattagGAAATAGATGGTGATTAGTTTTTTCTATGTTTCCAATAAATAACCTAGTTTTTGGTactaattttacattttaaatattatttcataattaaaaaaaaaaactcgtACATTAAACATAATAGCATCGataagattaaaaaaaaaatatctaaatttttttttattgcgcAAAATTTAAACTAACATACAAAATGTTACTAAGATACTTTGAACGtttataaactttttttttaaaagatatatacaaataatgaaTTCAGATACAAAATTgtatattcttaaaataaatattcaaataatcgatattatcatattgtattaaattattataaatagagcattgtaattattatataaaataaataagtgcattttatttattattacaaaaaagaaaatttttttatttagaaaattatattatcttttttttctttaaaactaaaataactttatattttgaagaaaatactaatattgataaaaagagaatataagtaaattcattaaaataacatttttagtATTTACTAAATCTTGGTACAAAatatcaataaaatataatttcatatagaataatttgcaatataaaataacgtTGTTTAAAAACACGAAATGTTAATTCacaaaaaatttagtaaaaCATAAGAAATTCTTTTATGTATAGATATTTTTCTTGCAAATGTTAACGACATTGAAACAAGacatttatgttatattcatttatacgTGAATACTCACAAAATCatgtattaaattataaccTATATTCaactaatataaatgaaatagatttaattttttttgaaatatatctttcagaaaagaaatgtttacatttgaattttttcaACCTTATTCTTTGCTGAATTTTGTGTCAGTAGAAATTATgttacattaaatatattattttaataatatgataataaattgGTATCAGTTTTTCTTAGAATATTactttcataaaaaataaataataaaagaaaaaaaaaaaagtatatcgCAGTtctaaaatgtattttatatttgatattTTCCTGTaatttctacatttttattttaacttttttgttttatttttattactaaatttatattaaatgtaatttatttttatttatatttatactatttaGTTCTTGtttactatattatttttattttttaatatttgtacTTTACAATATCTAAAtgttatatgatatatttcctaagataatgtatattacaaaattcaactaatttatatttcattgtaatataataatactactGCTATATTTctcctatatatatatacatatatatatgttaatgagttcatttttttgtgaaagtaattgtaatattttatgagacctctgatatattttttttttttaaatgtttatatattttctttttatatacctTCAACAAatttgataatatattatttatatatatcaaatatattttattgatgtatacttatattcttattatatattatatgttttta from Plasmodium malariae genome assembly, chromosome: 11 harbors:
- the PmUG01_11011600 gene encoding fam-l protein, translated to MEQKIKVLLLIKIASIVLLTWICHFHVNKYSEFNRYLDENYKCQIMLLQGTYRLLAKYEQNKDSCTVKLRIDLSNDEMSKKKYIFNNEKKNSEKIKQANGSSLYNASDSQQDMKNKSCIYETKRYSYLEKKIFKELDFLDYLKKNKTISNKVYRKIMSKKCGLRIALPLIFFLLLSIVPILDCSLSTENSAWFFDLLGLDKLTELKSALSSLYTYLEWTKKTKTTINVNQYGDFVLMKLFDFILYVIPFFILGFIFILIILYYHKKVKKYEKVKFRKR
- the PmUG01_11011500 gene encoding Plasmodium exported protein, unknown function, whose product is MGEKNNFGFYIKVFTVFLLIWIFNFYNDKSIYYKFLNEKNHIDIDLNTRTYRLLAKRNQGKYSSIVCIKEDIPNIVEYEKKIISNCKKVSRGKSKIINECSLNNTEVCKQARTSNYFVPNQEKSYLKKKNLDKIYYKNKVRDTTKSDFKFLRNDLKLKVGMICIFSIFIVLTGILLFVLKSVLSMENSEFKLCLKYFLNPSTWGFLILALIVLSTMIYLSRKIVMYIKSIYTKIEINNTSYPPLSNVVFL